A single window of Pseudophryne corroboree isolate aPseCor3 chromosome 5, aPseCor3.hap2, whole genome shotgun sequence DNA harbors:
- the LOC134929203 gene encoding uncharacterized protein LOC134929203: MSSEEYRQFWSGFIDLYNQNECLWRVRSPDYANRIKRNRAYQQLIEYSRGKNSDVDVNWVKKKISNFRTVFVKERKKVQDSQRSGAGTDEVYKQTLWYYDQIQFIIEQEARVRSRDALDPESPVLVEEEAQESLDLDATLELEVEPTTGQGAEVEEPVAEPVAGPVAPPQARPGRPRQGGPLLHPIAPPLAPSSFFNALRRFCIGPRMPNNNLAILLHRKCA, from the exons atgtcatctgaggagtaccgccaattctggtcaggattcattgatctgtacaatcagaacgagtgcctgtggcgtgtcagaagcccggactatgccaacagaatcaagcggaatcgggcatatcagcagcttattgagtacagtagaggcaaaaACTCTGATGTTGATGTGAATTGGGTGAAGAAAAAAATTTCAAATTTCCGAACAGTGTTCGTGAAGGAACGCAAGAAGGTGCAAgattcacagcgatccggagccgggactgatgaggtctataaacagacgctgtggtactatgaccaaattcagttcattatagagcaagaggcgcgggtaaggtcacgggacgctctagatccagagtctccagttcttgtcgaagaggaggcccaggagagtctggatctg gatgctaccctggagctggaggtggagcctaccacaggccaaggggcagaagtggaggagccGGTAGCGGAGCCGGTCGCGGGGCCGGTGGCACCCCCACAGGCGCGCCCAGGAAGACCGAGGCAAGGAGGACCACTTCTGCACCCTATAGCACCCCCTCTGGCTCCCAGCAGTTTTTTCAACGCGCTGAGGAGGTTTTGCATAGGCCCCCGGATGCCGAACAACAATTTGGCAATTTTATTGCATCGGAAATGCGCCTGA